In Pectinophora gossypiella chromosome 1, ilPecGoss1.1, whole genome shotgun sequence, one genomic interval encodes:
- the LOC126369623 gene encoding glutathione hydrolase 6-like has translation MQVNRNADSQTPPGVVELREDVPLKAGSSLGADAGVRCCGGGPRFILACFAALSAGITLALLTQIYYGDYEVVPHGSVSSSAAACSRAGTDALKAGGRAIDAAATAALCLAVLAPHRTSLDASGSLLYWEYRTSHAQAPVLTEWGGPEQSPSNDTSRPPRLLAALASLHAKLGVLPWSRVLQPAITLAREGFPVSEGLSMSAAANNGVSVAPDTIRKAPLLADYLEKLQANTSSELAMSWDSDELLRSSKAQQLAAGAYSVYVGGAGGVVAGTGLAVALLPPTPDPDTGFQRVVSALQQASLHSEWPPTGIATGLAVVDRLDTYVALVTGLSRPFGSGPAAPGGWLYDEPKSQLDLAPAIIVDKHVCGTRYIIGAESSSALAQGATSLLTAGIGAGAVERARVSVYAGGVLAIEAMRDPPTGLPVTLPVPLVNATQPYPAVNVVMQKGDALQSHADSRGGGLASRF, from the exons ATGCAGGTCAATAGAAATGCAGACTCACAAACACCTCCAG GTGTGGTGGAGCTCCGCGAAGACGTGCCTCTGAAGGCGGGGTCGTCACTCGGCGCGGACGCAGGCGTGCGGTGTTGCGGCGGCGGGCCGCGGTTCATTCTCGCCTGCTTCGCCGCGCTATCTGCCGGCATCACCCTCGCCTTGCTCACGCAGATATACTATGGAGACTACGAG GTGGTGCCACACGGGTCGGTGTCATCGTCAGCGGCGGCTTGCTCCCGCGCAGGCACTGATGCGCTAAAGGCCGGCGGACGAGCCATCGATGCCGCAGCCACAGCCGCGCTCTGCCTGGCTGTGTTAGCGCCGCATAGAACATCACTCGACGC GAGCGGCTCCCTCCTGTACTGGGAGTACAGAACGTCCCACGCGCAAGCTCCAGTACTAACGGAGTGGGGAGGTCCGGAACAGAGTCCCAGCAACGACACCAGCCGACCCCCTCGGTTACTAGCGGCCTTGGCGTCTCTCCACGCTAAGTTGGGAGTCCTTCCATGGTCTAGGGTACTACAACCAGCTATTACTTTAGCTAG AGAAGGTTTCCCAGTATCTGAAGGTCTATCGATGTCTGCAGCTGCTAACAACGGAGTCAGTGTGGCACCAGACACTATACGCAAGGCTCCTTTGCTGGCAGACTATCTCGAGAAATTACAGGCAAATACAAGTTCAG AGCTAGCCATGTCCTGGGATAGTGACGAACTGCTCCGCAGCAGCAAGGCTCAGCAGCTAGCAGCGGGTGCGTACAGCGTGTATGTGGGTGGCGCGGGGGGCGTTGTCGCCGGCACTGGGCTCGCGGTCGCGCTATTGCCGCCTACTCCAGACCCTGACACTGGCTTCCAGAG AGTTGTAAGTGCCCTGCAACAAGCATCGCTGCACAGTGAGTGGCCCCCAACAGGCATCGCCACAGGCTTGGCGGTCGTTGATCGTCTCGATACTTATGTAGCTCTTGTCAC TGGTTTGTCAAGACCATTCGGCTCGGGTCCTGCGGCGCCGGGTGGTTGGTTGTATGACGAGCCCAAATCTCAACTGGACCTTGCACCGGCAATCATTGTGGATAAACATGTTTGTG GAACCAGATACATCATAGGAGCTGAATCATCCAGCGCTTTGGCTCAAGGCGCGACCTCTCTTCTGACAGCTGGGATCGGCGCAGGCGCGGTGGAACGCGCCAGGGTTTCAGTGTACGCTGGGGGTGTTCTAGCTATTGAAGCCATGAGGGACCCCCCTACTGGCCTCCCAGTGACCTTGCCAGTCCCCTTGGTCAATGCCACGCAACCATACCCTGCTGTAAATGTGGTTATGCAGAAAGGAGACGCTTTGCAATCCCACGCCGATAGTCGAGGCGGAGGGTTGGCTTCACGGTTCTAA